The proteins below come from a single Streptomyces sp. M92 genomic window:
- a CDS encoding MFS transporter, whose product MRWWSVANFVSNAGTWMQLTVQNLLVLQITGSAAATGLSMSVQAAPALLISVFGGAAVDRWPRKLTAAVSQALLGAIAFVTALLVALDRLDVTTLMVLAAVTGVVATVDGPACSLLGNDLVPAEDVPSAIGVGALVHQAGRLTGAALAGVTVGFLGTAAAYAANGLSFLFVASVIPFLRPARGAVKHVAATRRDTMSVREGLSFFARRPRLLALAGVTGVSAVFGRNYQLTLAVLVTGPLAGGAGSFGTVSTVLAAGGIVGAVLGARLRRPSVRVVGALAAAGGLLQVVAGLSPSLAVLLVMVLPMAVVESVSDTAGTAVLQTDPPAHMRGRVLGVWGSIGTVWSLGGPPALGLLMELAGARGALIAGGFIIAGTIGAGHLLHARRPAGAVSLRGDDTEAPARAALGTAA is encoded by the coding sequence ATGCGCTGGTGGTCGGTGGCGAACTTCGTCTCGAACGCCGGTACGTGGATGCAGCTCACGGTGCAGAACCTGCTGGTCCTGCAGATCACCGGGTCGGCCGCCGCGACGGGGCTGTCCATGTCCGTCCAGGCGGCGCCGGCGCTGCTGATCAGCGTGTTCGGCGGCGCTGCCGTCGACCGCTGGCCGCGGAAGCTGACCGCCGCGGTCAGCCAGGCGCTGCTCGGCGCCATCGCGTTCGTGACGGCGCTCCTGGTGGCGCTCGACCGGCTGGACGTGACCACCCTGATGGTGCTGGCCGCCGTCACCGGTGTCGTCGCCACGGTCGACGGTCCGGCGTGCTCGCTGCTGGGCAACGACCTGGTCCCGGCCGAGGACGTGCCCTCCGCGATCGGCGTGGGCGCGCTGGTCCACCAGGCGGGCCGCCTCACCGGTGCCGCGCTCGCCGGCGTGACCGTCGGTTTCCTGGGCACGGCCGCCGCCTACGCCGCCAACGGGCTGTCGTTCCTGTTCGTCGCCTCGGTCATACCCTTCCTGCGACCGGCCCGGGGCGCGGTGAAGCACGTGGCGGCCACGCGCCGCGACACCATGAGCGTGCGCGAGGGACTGTCCTTCTTCGCCCGCCGTCCCCGGCTGCTGGCGCTGGCGGGGGTCACGGGGGTCAGCGCGGTCTTCGGGCGCAACTACCAGCTGACGCTGGCGGTGCTCGTCACCGGCCCCCTGGCGGGCGGCGCGGGCTCGTTCGGCACGGTCTCCACGGTGCTGGCGGCCGGTGGCATCGTCGGCGCGGTCCTGGGCGCCCGGCTGCGGCGGCCCTCCGTGCGCGTCGTGGGCGCGCTGGCCGCGGCGGGCGGACTGCTGCAGGTGGTGGCGGGTCTGTCGCCGTCGCTGGCCGTCCTCCTGGTGATGGTGCTGCCCATGGCCGTCGTGGAGTCCGTCTCCGACACCGCCGGCACGGCGGTCCTCCAGACCGACCCGCCCGCGCACATGCGGGGCCGGGTGCTCGGGGTGTGGGGCAGCATCGGCACGGTGTGGAGCCTCGGCGGCCCGCCGGCGCTGGGCCTGCTGATGGAGCTGGCCGGCGCGCGCGGCGCCCTGATCGCGGGCGGTTTCATCATCGCGGGCACGATCGGGGCGGGGCATCTGCTGCACGCCCGCAGGCCCGCGGGGGCGGTGTCCTTGCGGGGCGACGACACGGAGGCGCCGGCGCGGGCGGCGCTGGGGACGGCGGCGTGA